From the Psilocybe cubensis strain MGC-MH-2018 chromosome 9, whole genome shotgun sequence genome, one window contains:
- a CDS encoding Cytochrome P450 monooxygenase 208, with product MPESTTLVYAFMGMFGLKMFIDYINRSVSRGPYPPGPPPKPLVGNAFDFPKTWPADGYIEWGKKYNSTLVSAEALGNRIVVVNKREDAIELFERRAKFYSDRPYIPILNRFSISLTMEMMYGIEIKSTDEPCISLADKAMKLGMDLLMPGRSLANIFPILRHVPGWFPGATSLKKADLVGRMTEEVIRIPVDQNSCEQEEGKVTPSFFTNFIEKKQTLGASEEEEEMVHNIAYTVFGVNPDVQRKAQEEIDGLTGSKRLPTLEDRQSLPFVEAIYREVMRMSPPLPVGIAHRVTKDDYYKGYLIPEGASVFANIWAMTHDEEDYPEPYTFKPERFFDENGKLNDDDRVLAFGFGRRICVGKHIASSTLWLMMVSVLACFNIVKAKDANGNEIDINNEIEDLGLIQYVFVNKYDPDYDDLPLSSPAQTEGQV from the exons ATGCCAGAATCTACAACACTGGTGTATGCCTTTATGGGCATGTTCGGACTCAAGATGTTTATTGATTATATCAATCGTTCTGTATCCCGTGGTCCATACCCTCCTGGTCCACCTCCCAAGCCACTGGTGGGAAATGCATTTGACTTCCCTAAAACATGGCCCGCCGATGGCTATATTGAATGGGGCAAGAAATACAATA GTACCTTGGTATCTGCAGAGGCTCTGGGAAACCGTATTGTTGTCGTCAACAAGAGAGAAGATGCCATTGAGTTATTCGAAAGAAGGGCTAAATTCTACTCTGATAGACCCTATATCCCAATCTTGAATCG GTTTTCAATATCCCTTACGATGGAAATGATGTATGGGATCGAAATAAAATCGACTGATGAGCCTTGCATATCTCTAGCGGACAAGGCTATGAAGCTTGGGATGGACTTGCTTATGCCAGGCCGTAGCCTAGCTAATATTTTCCCTATTCTTCGGCATGTTCCAGGTTGGTTTCCCGGTGCCACTTCATTAAAAAAGGCGGACCTGGTTGGCCGTATGACAGAGGAGGTGATCAGGATTCCAGTGGATCAA AATTCCTGTGAGCAGGAAGAAGGGAAGGTCACACCGTCATTTTTTACAAACTTCattgagaaaaagcaaaCACTCGGCGcttcagaggaagaggaagaaatggTACACAATATTGCGTACACTGTCTTTGGCG TTAACCCTGATGTACAAAGGAAGGCGCAGGAAGAGATCGACGGTCTGACAGGCTCCAAACGGCTTCCTACGCTGGAGGATCGGCAGTCACTACCATTCGTTGAGGCCATATATCGTGAAGTCATGAGAATGAGCCCTCCATTGCCTGTCGGTATAGCGCATCGCGTCACCAAGGATGATTACTACAAGGGATATTTGATTCCGGAAG GAGCGAGTGTATTTGCAAATATCTG GGCAATGACgcatgatgaagaagactaTCCTGAACCATATACTTTCAAACCAGAAAGATTTTTCGATGAAAACGGAAAGTTGAATGACGATGACCGTGTTTTAGCATTTGGGTTCGGCCGTCG GATTTGCGTTGGCAAACACATCGCGAGCTCAACT TTATGGCTTATGATGGTCTCGGTTCTTGCTTGTTTCAACATCGTTAAAGCCAAAGACGCAAATGGGAATGAAATTGATATCAACAATGAGATTGAAGATTTGGGTCTAATACAGTACGTATTTGTCAACAAATATGATCCTGACTATGACGACTTACCTCTGTCATCACCGGCTCAGACAGAAGGCCAAGTTTGA